From one Lineus longissimus chromosome 3, tnLinLong1.2, whole genome shotgun sequence genomic stretch:
- the LOC135484121 gene encoding uncharacterized protein LOC135484121 produces the protein MDYQQPFLRNILMGCTKDLLEIKLAVECGTPISGNQKDKSSTIAHMVLQMKLKAPTAHENTQENGNFLMFYAQHVYSATWVIIFCRQVRGRSQCLNGSCKGPRSVS, from the exons ATGGATTATCAGCAGCCATTTCTTCGAAACATTTTAATGGGGTGTACAAAAGATCTGCTAGAAATCAAGCTAGCAGTGGAATGTGGCACACCTATTTCAGGGAATCAAAAG GACAAAAGTTCAACCATCGCTCATATGGTCCTACAGATGAAACTGAAAGCTCCCACTGCCCATGAGAATACGCAAGAGAATGGCAACTTCTTGATGTTCTATGCCCAGCACGTATATTCAGCAACCTGGGTGATAATTTTCTGCA GACAAGTACGAGGAAGGtctcaatgtttgaatggcagCTGTAAAG GTCCAAGAAGTGTGTCTTGA